Proteins co-encoded in one bacterium genomic window:
- the rplK gene encoding 50S ribosomal protein L11, which produces MAKKKAIATIKLNCPAGQATPAPPVGPALGQHGINIMDFCKQYNARTKDKAGLVIPAIITVYSDRSFSFELKTPPAPTLLLKAAKLNKGSGVPNKEKVGKVTSKQVKEIAELKMVDLNAASVEAAMRMVEGTARSMGIVVEG; this is translated from the coding sequence ATGGCGAAGAAGAAAGCGATCGCAACCATCAAGTTGAACTGCCCGGCCGGCCAGGCCACCCCGGCTCCGCCGGTTGGTCCCGCCCTCGGTCAGCACGGCATCAACATCATGGACTTCTGCAAGCAGTACAATGCTCGCACGAAGGACAAGGCCGGCCTGGTGATCCCTGCGATCATCACCGTCTATTCGGACCGCAGCTTCAGCTTCGAGCTGAAGACCCCGCCCGCACCGACACTGCTCCTCAAGGCTGCCAAGCTCAACAAGGGCTCCGGCGTCCCCAACAAGGAGAAGGTCGGCAAGGTGACCAGCAAGCAGGTGAAGGAAATCGCCGAGCTCAAGATGGTCGACTTGAACGCCGCAAGCGTTGAAGCCGCCATGCGCATGGTCGAGGGCACTGCCCGTAGTATGGGAATCGTCGTCGAGGGCTAA
- the nusG gene encoding transcription termination/antitermination protein NusG yields MKWFAIHTYSGFEKSVKKDIEHRASVEGLRDKLGEVIVPEEKIVEIKEGKKREHARNIMPGYVFVQMEENEELFKLTEEIKGVSGFVGAGGARTPLSDEEVTNIRGLVEEKKDKPRAEIKHRLGDQVKVIEGPFASFVGTIDNIDYDKAKLRVMVSIFGRSTPVELDVLQVESVS; encoded by the coding sequence ATGAAGTGGTTTGCCATCCACACTTACTCGGGCTTCGAGAAGAGCGTGAAGAAGGACATCGAGCATCGCGCCTCGGTGGAAGGTCTTCGCGATAAGCTGGGCGAAGTCATCGTTCCCGAGGAAAAAATCGTTGAAATCAAAGAGGGCAAGAAGCGCGAGCACGCTCGCAACATCATGCCCGGTTACGTTTTCGTCCAGATGGAGGAGAACGAAGAGCTGTTTAAGCTGACCGAGGAAATCAAGGGTGTCTCCGGTTTCGTCGGCGCCGGCGGAGCACGCACGCCGCTGAGCGATGAAGAAGTCACGAATATCCGCGGTCTGGTCGAGGAGAAGAAGGACAAGCCTCGCGCCGAGATCAAGCACCGCCTGGGCGACCAGGTGAAGGTAATCGAGGGCCCGTTCGCGAGCTTCGTGGGCACCATCGACAATATCGATTACGACAAGGCGAAGTTGCGCGTGATGGTCTCCATCTTCGGACGCAGCACGCCGGTGGAATTGGACGTTCTCCAGGTCGAGAGCGTTTCCTGA
- the secE gene encoding preprotein translocase subunit SecE: MAKVSWPSKDDLRTYTIVVIVSTFVICVLMGVWDKLLSKAVEIGFKMLGG; encoded by the coding sequence ATGGCCAAGGTCAGTTGGCCATCGAAGGACGATTTGCGCACCTACACGATCGTTGTGATCGTTTCGACTTTCGTCATTTGTGTACTGATGGGCGTTTGGGACAAGCTGCTCTCGAAGGCTGTGGAAATCGGCTTCAAGATGCTGGGCGGCTGA